The following proteins come from a genomic window of Actinomycetota bacterium:
- the mtnP gene encoding S-methyl-5'-thioadenosine phosphorylase — protein sequence MPAGRIGVIGGSGFYELLSNPREEKVSTPFGDPSDVITIGEIAGREVCFLPRHGRGHRILPTDLPFQANILAMKQLGVEWIISSSAVGSMKEEIKPGDMVIPDQFIDRTRQRRSTFFGDGCVAHISFADPVCGALTRVVAEAARAAGATVHEGGTYVCMEGPQFSTRAESLVYRSWGVDVIGMTNLQEAKLAREAEICYATVALATDYDCWYEGEEDVTIQQVIETVGKNVAMAKKIVEESVPRIPETRGCGCASAMQYGVMTAPEAIPAATKEKLKDIIGKYIS from the coding sequence ATGCCAGCAGGAAGAATAGGGGTCATCGGCGGCTCGGGCTTCTACGAGCTGCTGTCCAATCCCCGTGAAGAGAAGGTTTCGACGCCGTTCGGCGATCCCAGCGACGTCATCACCATCGGCGAGATCGCCGGACGCGAGGTCTGCTTCCTGCCCCGGCACGGGCGCGGGCACCGCATCCTGCCGACCGACCTGCCCTTCCAGGCCAACATCCTGGCGATGAAACAGCTGGGCGTGGAGTGGATCATCTCCTCGAGCGCCGTGGGCAGCATGAAGGAAGAGATCAAGCCGGGAGACATGGTCATCCCCGACCAGTTCATCGACCGCACCCGCCAGCGCCGCTCGACCTTCTTCGGCGACGGCTGCGTGGCGCATATATCTTTTGCCGACCCCGTCTGCGGAGCGCTGACGCGGGTCGTGGCCGAGGCCGCCCGCGCCGCCGGTGCGACGGTGCACGAGGGCGGCACCTATGTCTGCATGGAGGGTCCGCAATTCTCGACGCGCGCCGAGTCGCTCGTATATCGCAGCTGGGGCGTCGACGTCATCGGCATGACCAACCTGCAGGAAGCCAAGCTCGCCCGCGAGGCCGAGATCTGCTACGCCACGGTGGCACTTGCCACCGATTATGACTGCTGGTATGAGGGCGAGGAAGACGTGACCATACAGCAGGTCATCGAGACGGTGGGCAAGAACGTCGCCATGGCCAAGAAGATCGTTGAGGAATCGGTGCCGCGCATTCCCGAGACCCGCGGCTGCGGCTGCGCCTCGGCGATGCAGTACGGCGTGATGACGGCGCCGGAGGCGATCCCGGCGGCGACGAAGGAGAAGCTGAAGGATATCATCGGGAAGTATATTTCCTGA
- a CDS encoding glycosyltransferase family 39 protein, whose translation MYCPEVNLPFVISRIAVIAISVVIGAATHIVSQSPSGVPSYLKVFAVWDGSWYVRIAETGYHEHFDKFPDYVWFPLYPLLIRLFSVFTFGNYLVAAIVLSNVCLVLAMIFIYRYTELLLGRPLARRSILYLAIFPLSFVFSIAYPASLKLLLVAAAFYFAETGRWRHAGIVGMLAAATNPLGVFICFPLVLLYLRKKNFLRKGAAGRPRLGLQVLWLALIPLGIIAYYGYLYFLTGNFWADVDGEGHFGRSFGMFFSTIFNSLRLANTGSVLALLDLAFMGMYGALLAFMLWTRRFRLEHFLLAALFVIIPLSTGQTDGIGRYGMAAFPFFWALAALGEKRPAFHRAYLVLAPASLLALLLLVGTPMFVP comes from the coding sequence TTGTACTGTCCGGAAGTAAACCTTCCCTTTGTTATTTCCCGCATCGCGGTCATCGCAATCTCGGTGGTCATCGGCGCCGCGACCCATATCGTCAGCCAGTCACCAAGCGGCGTGCCCTCTTACCTGAAGGTTTTTGCCGTCTGGGATGGTTCCTGGTATGTGCGCATTGCCGAGACCGGCTACCACGAGCATTTCGACAAATTCCCCGATTACGTCTGGTTCCCGCTGTATCCGTTGCTGATTCGCCTGTTTTCGGTTTTTACATTCGGCAATTACCTGGTAGCGGCAATCGTGCTCTCGAATGTCTGCCTGGTGCTGGCGATGATCTTCATCTATCGCTACACCGAGCTGCTGCTGGGCCGGCCGCTGGCGCGGCGCTCGATCCTGTACCTGGCGATCTTCCCGCTGTCGTTTGTCTTCTCGATCGCCTACCCGGCCTCGCTAAAGCTGCTGCTGGTGGCGGCCGCGTTTTATTTCGCGGAGACCGGGCGCTGGCGGCACGCCGGCATCGTCGGCATGCTGGCGGCGGCGACCAACCCGCTGGGCGTCTTCATCTGCTTCCCGCTGGTGCTTCTATATCTACGGAAGAAGAACTTTTTGAGGAAGGGAGCCGCCGGACGGCCGCGGCTGGGGCTGCAGGTGCTGTGGCTGGCGCTGATCCCGCTGGGGATTATCGCCTACTATGGATATCTGTATTTCCTGACCGGGAACTTCTGGGCCGACGTCGACGGCGAGGGCCACTTCGGGCGCTCGTTCGGCATGTTCTTCTCGACCATCTTCAATTCGCTGCGGCTGGCCAACACGGGCTCGGTGCTGGCGCTGCTGGATCTGGCTTTCATGGGGATGTACGGGGCGCTGCTGGCCTTCATGCTCTGGACCAGGCGCTTCCGGCTGGAGCATTTCCTGCTGGCGGCGCTGTTCGTGATCATCCCGCTCTCGACGGGGCAGACCGACGGCATCGGGCGCTACGGCATGGCCGCCTTCCCGTTCTTCTGGGCGCTGGCGGCGCTCGGCGAGAAACGGCCCGCGTTCCACCGGGCCTACCTGGTGCTGGCGCCGGCGTCGCTACTGGCGCTGCTCTTGCTGGTGGGGACGCCGATGTTTGTGCCGTAG
- a CDS encoding PQQ-dependent sugar dehydrogenase, producing the protein MIPRWRRRLQTGAAAIAVVASLLLALPLLSCGGGATSTDNTGATSATGAATQANTSSTATHDVAVDGHTLTLPTGFTIGRWVTGQGSLRMMAVTDDGLLLATAIGEGNVLAFNLVEANPQPVTVIKGLSVPSGITLHEGYLYVAEQKQVSRYQYLGGGKVGAAQVIIPGLPTRGHDTRTISVGPDGMLYLTIGSSCNVCLETDTRRAAMSRYNLDGSGGEVIASGLRNTVGFTWNPVTGEIWGTDNGRDNLGDDLPPDEVNIITPGKNYGWPQCYGDRVVDHNFSSDPANVSKCAASEPPAVELQAHSAPLGLRFLTDPAWPAAWQNSLFIAFHGSWNRTVPTGYKVVRVDAGGNVSDFITGWLDPASGKPWGRPVDIIFANNKMYISDDTSGSIYIVRQQ; encoded by the coding sequence ATGATACCACGGTGGCGCCGCCGCTTACAAACCGGCGCCGCGGCCATTGCCGTCGTTGCTTCCCTGTTATTGGCGCTGCCGCTGCTCTCCTGCGGCGGCGGCGCGACTTCAACTGACAATACCGGCGCGACGTCCGCAACCGGGGCCGCGACCCAGGCCAATACGTCCTCAACCGCCACGCATGACGTCGCCGTCGACGGCCACACCCTGACGCTTCCCACCGGCTTCACCATCGGCCGCTGGGTCACGGGACAGGGCAGCCTGCGGATGATGGCCGTGACCGATGACGGCCTGCTGCTGGCAACCGCCATAGGGGAGGGCAACGTCCTGGCATTCAACCTTGTCGAAGCCAACCCGCAGCCGGTCACGGTGATCAAGGGACTCTCGGTTCCGTCGGGAATCACACTGCACGAAGGGTACCTATACGTCGCCGAGCAGAAACAGGTGTCCCGTTATCAGTACCTGGGCGGCGGCAAGGTCGGCGCCGCACAGGTGATCATCCCCGGCCTTCCCACCAGGGGGCACGACACCCGCACCATCAGCGTCGGCCCCGACGGCATGCTCTACCTCACGATCGGTAGCAGCTGCAACGTCTGCCTGGAGACGGACACCCGCCGCGCAGCCATGTCGCGTTACAACCTCGACGGCAGCGGCGGCGAGGTCATCGCCTCGGGCCTGAGGAACACGGTCGGCTTCACCTGGAATCCCGTCACCGGAGAGATCTGGGGCACCGACAACGGCCGCGACAACCTCGGCGACGACCTGCCCCCCGACGAAGTGAACATCATCACGCCGGGCAAGAACTACGGCTGGCCCCAATGCTACGGTGACCGGGTGGTCGACCATAATTTCAGCAGCGACCCGGCCAACGTCTCAAAGTGTGCCGCCAGCGAGCCGCCGGCCGTCGAGCTGCAGGCGCACTCGGCGCCGCTGGGCCTGCGATTCCTCACCGATCCCGCCTGGCCGGCCGCCTGGCAGAACAGCCTCTTCATCGCTTTCCACGGTTCCTGGAACCGCACCGTTCCCACCGGATACAAGGTTGTGCGCGTCGACGCCGGCGGCAACGTCAGCGATTTCATCACCGGCTGGCTCGACCCCGCCAGCGGCAAGCCCTGGGGCCGCCCGGTTGATATCATCTTCGCGAATAATAAAATGTATATCTCGGATGACACCAGCGGGTCCATCTATATAGTGCGGCAGCAGTAG
- a CDS encoding DUF1844 domain-containing protein: protein MSEEKKEEIGAEESAEHEQEETAAQETTPAGQEETGASAGEKELGEMTEEELRAEFEKQFRMQKVDDVLVQFMISLTNLAYMKMGLTEDTADVKDLAQASLAIDGYKALLEAVGKRLPDQDAQALTGALSSMQMTFVKASSPA from the coding sequence ATGAGCGAGGAAAAAAAGGAAGAAATCGGCGCGGAGGAATCCGCCGAGCACGAGCAGGAAGAGACCGCCGCGCAAGAGACAACCCCTGCCGGGCAGGAAGAAACCGGCGCGTCCGCCGGCGAAAAAGAGCTCGGCGAGATGACCGAGGAGGAGCTGCGCGCGGAGTTCGAGAAGCAGTTCCGCATGCAGAAGGTCGACGACGTCCTGGTTCAGTTCATGATCTCGCTGACCAACCTCGCCTACATGAAAATGGGCCTCACCGAAGACACGGCCGACGTCAAGGACCTGGCGCAGGCGAGCCTGGCCATCGACGGCTACAAGGCGCTGCTCGAGGCGGTCGGCAAGCGCCTTCCCGATCAGGACGCCCAGGCCCTGACCGGAGCGCTGTCGAGCATGCAGATGACCTTCGTCAAGGCGAGCTCGCCGGCATAG
- a CDS encoding sulfite exporter TauE/SafE family protein — protein MSTKRTLLFTIVLIFLMAIFAVSMVQAATGEASPANPGGADSGLVWWAWPIILFVVTFALGILAVLGGVGGAVLYTPIIGGFFPFGMDFVRGAGLLVALAGSLAAGPGLLKKGFADLRLAIPVALIASTAAIGGAMVGLALSDSIIQTSMGLAILAIVVIMFLAKKSEYPDVQKADKLSSVLRISGIYHEPTSGKDIDWKIHRTIHGLVLFVGIGFMAGMFGLGAGWANVPVLNLVMGAPLKISVATSKFLLATTDTSAAWMYMNAGDVIPMIVVPSIIGIMLGSLMGVRILEKTKPSAVRVLVLVMLSFAGLRALLKGLGIWK, from the coding sequence ATGTCCACGAAACGTACGCTACTTTTCACCATCGTCCTGATCTTCCTCATGGCGATTTTCGCGGTGAGCATGGTGCAGGCGGCCACGGGTGAAGCTTCGCCGGCCAATCCGGGCGGGGCCGATTCGGGCCTGGTCTGGTGGGCCTGGCCGATCATCCTGTTCGTCGTCACTTTCGCCCTCGGTATCCTGGCGGTGCTGGGCGGAGTCGGCGGCGCCGTTCTCTACACCCCGATAATCGGCGGCTTCTTTCCCTTCGGAATGGACTTTGTCAGGGGCGCCGGCCTGCTGGTCGCCCTGGCGGGATCGCTTGCCGCCGGGCCGGGACTGCTTAAGAAAGGCTTTGCCGATCTGCGCCTGGCCATACCCGTGGCGCTGATCGCCTCGACCGCCGCTATCGGCGGGGCCATGGTCGGGCTCGCGCTCTCCGACTCCATCATCCAGACCTCCATGGGACTCGCCATCCTGGCGATCGTGGTCATCATGTTCCTGGCCAAGAAGTCTGAGTACCCGGATGTGCAGAAAGCGGACAAGCTCTCGAGCGTCCTGCGGATCAGCGGCATCTATCACGAGCCGACCTCCGGCAAGGACATCGACTGGAAGATACATCGCACCATCCACGGGCTGGTGCTCTTCGTCGGCATCGGCTTCATGGCCGGAATGTTCGGCCTCGGCGCCGGCTGGGCCAACGTGCCCGTGCTGAACCTGGTCATGGGCGCGCCGCTGAAGATCTCCGTGGCTACAAGCAAGTTCCTGCTGGCGACGACCGACACCTCGGCCGCCTGGATGTACATGAACGCCGGCGACGTCATTCCCATGATCGTCGTGCCCTCGATCATCGGCATCATGCTCGGCTCGCTCATGGGCGTGAGGATCCTGGAAAAGACCAAGCCGTCAGCCGTGCGCGTCCTGGTTCTGGTGATGCTGAGCTTCGCCGGTCTGCGCGCGCTGCTTAAAGGACTGGGAATCTGGAAATAA
- a CDS encoding universal stress protein, with protein sequence MTDICPIDNLDKILLATDGSEFCEGAVREALYLAKKCSGHLTAISVVEANVEFAAHAPDFVEKQEQEAKKMLEAIKAAAEASGVEAAIETHTGESVYQIIVDEARKNASEIIVMGRRGMTGIKRMAMGSVTARVVGHQPCDVLVVPRDCPTEFKTILTATDGSPHGEAAARDAIKIARKVGGSLIAFSSAASADKAAAAQENVNKVKQAADAEGVACETMTATGKPFARIVETAIEKRADLIVVGCHGKGSLGKLLMGHVTERVIGHSKCAVLVSCS encoded by the coding sequence ATGACTGACATCTGCCCGATCGACAACCTGGACAAGATCCTGCTGGCTACCGACGGTTCCGAGTTCTGCGAGGGCGCCGTCAGGGAAGCGCTGTATCTGGCGAAAAAGTGCTCCGGCCATCTGACCGCGATCTCAGTGGTCGAGGCCAACGTCGAATTCGCCGCCCACGCGCCTGATTTCGTCGAGAAGCAGGAGCAGGAAGCGAAGAAAATGCTTGAAGCGATAAAGGCCGCGGCTGAAGCCTCGGGAGTCGAAGCCGCCATCGAGACCCACACCGGTGAGAGCGTTTATCAGATCATCGTCGATGAAGCCCGCAAGAACGCGAGCGAGATCATCGTCATGGGCCGGCGCGGCATGACCGGCATCAAGCGCATGGCCATGGGCAGCGTCACCGCCCGCGTGGTCGGCCATCAGCCCTGCGACGTCCTGGTCGTTCCCCGTGACTGCCCCACCGAGTTCAAGACGATACTCACGGCCACCGACGGTTCGCCGCACGGAGAGGCCGCCGCCAGAGACGCCATCAAGATCGCCAGGAAGGTCGGCGGCTCCCTGATAGCTTTTTCTTCAGCGGCGTCAGCGGACAAAGCCGCGGCGGCCCAGGAGAACGTCAACAAGGTCAAGCAGGCGGCAGATGCCGAGGGCGTCGCCTGCGAGACAATGACGGCCACTGGCAAGCCTTTTGCCCGCATCGTCGAGACCGCGATTGAGAAGAGGGCCGATCTGATCGTCGTCGGTTGTCACGGCAAGGGCAGTCTTGGTAAGCTCCTCATGGGCCACGTCACCGAGCGCGTCATCGGACACTCGAAGTGCGCGGTCCTGGTGTCATGTAGCTAA